The Xanthomonas indica genome has a segment encoding these proteins:
- a CDS encoding 2Fe-2S iron-sulfur cluster-binding protein, giving the protein MQHDPRRSEAASGTADSAPDTPLSEDEAALARRLGINGLSRREFIALLSAAGLSSAGGQILFSEAAFAAPVAKAAPPQNALPVILEVNGQRHALQLDPRTTLLDALREHLALTGTKKGCDHGQCGACTVIVDGERRLSCLTLAAQAEDAQITTIEGLADGERLHPMQAAFVQHDGFQCGYCTPGQICSAVALLNEIKRGDASHVSADVSRPVTELSDAEVRERMSGNICRCGAYPKIVAAIQDVHSGGAPRPLTWRYVDQSELTALKMAKEVADDAV; this is encoded by the coding sequence ATGCAGCATGACCCCCGCCGTTCCGAGGCCGCGTCCGGCACCGCCGACAGCGCGCCCGATACCCCGCTGAGCGAGGACGAGGCCGCACTCGCACGCCGGCTCGGCATCAATGGCCTCTCGCGCCGCGAATTCATTGCCCTGCTCTCGGCTGCCGGCCTGAGCAGCGCGGGCGGGCAGATCCTCTTCAGCGAGGCCGCATTCGCCGCGCCGGTTGCCAAGGCCGCGCCGCCGCAGAATGCGTTGCCGGTGATCCTGGAGGTCAACGGCCAGCGCCACGCGTTGCAGTTGGACCCACGGACCACCCTGCTGGATGCGCTGCGCGAACACCTGGCGCTGACCGGCACCAAGAAGGGTTGCGACCACGGCCAGTGCGGCGCCTGCACGGTGATCGTCGACGGCGAGCGGCGCCTGTCCTGCCTGACCCTGGCCGCACAGGCCGAAGACGCGCAGATCACCACCATCGAAGGCCTGGCCGACGGCGAACGGCTGCATCCGATGCAGGCTGCGTTCGTGCAGCACGACGGGTTCCAGTGCGGCTATTGCACGCCTGGGCAGATCTGCTCGGCCGTGGCCCTGCTGAACGAGATCAAGCGCGGCGACGCCAGCCATGTCAGCGCCGACGTCAGCCGGCCGGTCACCGAACTCAGCGACGCCGAGGTGCGCGAGCGGATGAGCGGCAACATCTGCCGCTGCGGCGCCTACCCAAAGATCGTCGCCGCCATCCAGGACGTGCACAGCGGCGGCGCCCCACGGCCGCTGACCTGGCGCTATGTCGACCAGTCCGAACTGACCGCCCTGAAGATGGCCAAGGAGGTGGCGGATGACGCCGTTTAA
- a CDS encoding methylated-DNA--[protein]-cysteine S-methyltransferase: protein MTTSPLSYDRFATPIGELTVAVGADGVRHILFPENRYDARGRADWVHDPAPVRAAREQLLAYFAGERERFDLPLAPHGTEFQRRVWLALAEIPFGATWSYAQLAQHLGQPRAVRAVGAANGRNPLPIVLPCHRVIGANGALTGFGGGLPTKAALLALERRDGGGAATGTMASLFG from the coding sequence ACGACCGCTTCGCCACGCCGATCGGCGAGCTGACCGTCGCCGTCGGCGCCGATGGCGTGCGCCACATCCTGTTCCCGGAGAACCGCTACGACGCCCGCGGCCGTGCCGACTGGGTGCACGATCCGGCCCCGGTGCGCGCCGCGCGCGAGCAGTTGCTGGCCTACTTCGCCGGCGAGCGCGAGCGCTTCGACCTGCCGCTGGCCCCGCACGGCACCGAGTTCCAGCGGCGGGTATGGCTGGCGTTGGCCGAAATCCCGTTCGGCGCGACCTGGAGCTACGCGCAGTTGGCGCAGCACCTCGGCCAGCCGCGTGCGGTGCGTGCGGTGGGCGCCGCCAACGGCCGCAACCCGCTGCCGATCGTGCTGCCCTGCCATCGGGTGATCGGCGCCAACGGCGCACTGACCGGCTTCGGCGGCGGCCTGCCGACCAAGGCCGCACTGCTGGCGCTGGAGCGGCGCGACGGCGGCGGCGCGGCCACCGGCACGATGGCCTCCCTGTTCGGCTGA
- a CDS encoding MerC domain-containing protein, translating into MSSPFDLRATLDRLGATGSLLCAVHCAVLPLALAVLPSLGLAMWLGEGVERSLVLFVTCLGLFSLVLGYRRHRAWQALGLLVLGLLALWAGLLVPALHHAVAPHAAIMTFGGTLVGLAHLLNLRLNHGHVHDASCAH; encoded by the coding sequence ATGTCCTCACCGTTCGATCTGCGCGCCACGCTCGACCGCCTCGGCGCCACCGGTTCGCTGCTGTGCGCGGTGCATTGCGCGGTGCTGCCGCTGGCGCTGGCGGTGCTGCCGTCGCTGGGTCTGGCGATGTGGCTGGGCGAGGGCGTGGAGCGCAGCCTGGTGCTGTTCGTGACCTGCCTGGGGCTGTTCAGTCTGGTGCTCGGTTATCGCCGGCACCGCGCCTGGCAGGCGCTGGGCCTGCTGGTGCTCGGCCTGCTGGCGCTGTGGGCCGGCCTGTTGGTGCCGGCGCTGCACCACGCGGTGGCGCCGCACGCGGCGATCATGACCTTCGGCGGCACCCTGGTCGGCCTTGCCCACCTGCTCAACCTGCGCCTCAATCACGGCCACGTGCACGACGCAAGCTGCGCCCACTGA
- a CDS encoding chloride channel protein, whose translation MHSPDSAQPPRLRQLISQESWKQRAVLWGGAVAVALVSIVFAKASDAAFHVFQRITAHSPWWALLLTPSVFALLAWLTNGALRPTRGSGIPQVIAALDRTDDGFRQSNLSLRVSAGKLMLTTMALFGGASIGREGPTVHVGASLMYVFGRWFGFRDARQASHFLLAGGAAGIAAAFNTPLAGVVFAIEELSGRFEHHFSGTLLTAVIVGGVISLGLLGDYTYFGRVATAGLPLGKAWLAILLCGVVAGLLGGAFSRMVLASAAGRPRWLGDLRRRQPVLLAALCGLALVLLGLIFGAGAFGTGYEQARSLVQGHASVGHEFGLMKLLANLVSYVAGIPGGLFSPALAVGAGLGHNLAVLMPGVDPRIFVLLGMCAYLTGVTQAPLTSAVISLELTDSSDMLLPILATVLIARGASALVCRTPIYRGLAELLLVAPPPASAPPAEEEAPTSLVADLAGSDHDDRDEGPTAPRPH comes from the coding sequence ATGCACTCGCCCGACTCCGCGCAACCACCGCGCCTGCGCCAACTGATCTCGCAGGAGAGCTGGAAGCAGCGCGCCGTGCTGTGGGGCGGCGCGGTGGCGGTGGCACTGGTATCCATCGTCTTCGCCAAGGCCAGCGACGCCGCCTTCCACGTGTTCCAGCGCATCACCGCGCATTCGCCGTGGTGGGCGCTGCTGCTGACCCCGAGCGTGTTCGCCCTGCTCGCCTGGCTGACCAACGGCGCGCTGCGTCCCACCCGCGGCAGCGGCATTCCGCAGGTGATCGCCGCGCTGGACCGCACCGACGACGGCTTCCGCCAATCCAACCTGTCGCTGCGCGTGTCCGCCGGCAAGCTGATGCTGACCACCATGGCCCTGTTCGGCGGCGCCTCGATCGGCCGCGAAGGCCCGACCGTGCACGTCGGCGCCAGCCTGATGTACGTGTTCGGGCGCTGGTTCGGCTTCCGCGACGCGCGCCAGGCCAGCCATTTCCTGCTGGCCGGCGGCGCCGCCGGCATCGCCGCCGCGTTCAACACGCCGCTGGCCGGCGTGGTGTTCGCCATCGAGGAATTGAGCGGGCGCTTCGAGCACCACTTCTCCGGCACGTTGCTGACCGCGGTGATCGTCGGCGGCGTGATCTCGCTGGGCCTGCTCGGCGACTACACCTACTTCGGCCGGGTCGCCACCGCCGGCCTGCCGCTGGGCAAGGCGTGGCTGGCGATCCTGCTGTGCGGCGTGGTCGCCGGCCTGCTCGGCGGCGCCTTCTCGCGCATGGTGCTGGCCAGCGCCGCCGGCCGGCCGCGCTGGCTGGGCGACCTGCGCCGGCGGCAGCCGGTGCTGCTGGCCGCGCTGTGCGGCCTGGCGTTGGTGCTGCTGGGCCTGATCTTCGGCGCCGGCGCATTCGGCACCGGCTACGAGCAGGCGCGCAGCCTGGTGCAGGGGCACGCCAGCGTCGGCCACGAGTTCGGCCTGATGAAGCTGCTGGCGAACCTGGTCTCCTACGTCGCCGGCATCCCCGGCGGCCTGTTCTCGCCGGCGCTGGCGGTCGGCGCCGGGCTCGGCCACAACCTGGCCGTGCTGATGCCGGGCGTGGACCCGCGCATCTTCGTGCTGCTGGGCATGTGCGCCTATCTCACCGGGGTGACCCAGGCGCCACTGACCTCGGCGGTGATCTCGCTGGAACTCACCGACAGCAGCGACATGCTGCTGCCGATCCTGGCCACGGTGCTGATCGCCCGCGGCGCCTCGGCGCTGGTGTGCCGCACGCCGATCTATCGCGGCCTGGCCGAGCTGTTGCTGGTGGCACCGCCGCCGGCGTCGGCGCCGCCCGCCGAAGAGGAAGCGCCGACCTCGCTGGTCGCCGATCTGGCCGGCAGCGACCACGACGACCGCGACGAGGGCCCGACCGCGCCACGCCCACACTAG
- a CDS encoding ectonucleotide pyrophosphatase/phosphodiesterase, translating to MSSVLRSTLVCATLLLGACASAPSTPPHATAAASAAAPAALPTPVLLISIDGLRADMLDRGIAPNLSRLVHDGVRAQWMTPSYPSLTFPNHYTIATGLRPDHHGIVHNSMQDPVLGTFQISDRAAVGDGRWWGGEPIWVGVEKAGLHAATWAWPGSEAAIQGVRPSRRQTFDADMPPNARVDQVMGWLDDASATRPQLLTLYFEQVDEAGHDHGPESREYAQAIASIDAAIGHLLDGLAQRGELDHINLVLVSDHGMAAVPPRQVLAVEEMVSPQQATVISYGQSVGIAPRPGQEAAAEARLLGAHPQYDCWRKGELPARWHYGSNPRIPPIVCQMHEGWDALPRARIAEKPRGLRGSHGYDPALPSMRAVFVARGPAFRRGVTLPPIDNVDVYPLLTRLLGIPAAPNDGDPQALLPALR from the coding sequence ATGTCCTCCGTCCTGCGCTCCACGCTCGTCTGCGCCACCCTGCTGCTCGGTGCCTGCGCCTCCGCCCCCTCCACGCCCCCGCATGCGACTGCCGCGGCCAGCGCCGCCGCGCCGGCGGCGCTGCCCACGCCGGTGCTGTTGATCTCGATCGACGGCCTGCGCGCGGACATGCTCGATCGCGGCATCGCCCCGAACCTGAGCCGCCTGGTCCACGACGGCGTGCGTGCGCAGTGGATGACGCCCTCGTATCCGTCGCTGACCTTCCCCAACCACTACACCATCGCCACCGGCCTGCGTCCGGACCATCACGGCATCGTCCACAACAGCATGCAGGACCCGGTACTGGGCACGTTCCAGATCAGCGATCGCGCCGCGGTCGGCGATGGCCGCTGGTGGGGTGGCGAACCGATCTGGGTCGGCGTCGAGAAGGCGGGCCTGCACGCGGCGACCTGGGCCTGGCCGGGCAGCGAGGCGGCCATCCAGGGCGTGCGCCCCAGCCGCCGCCAGACCTTCGACGCGGACATGCCGCCGAACGCGCGGGTCGATCAGGTAATGGGCTGGCTGGACGATGCCAGCGCGACGCGGCCGCAGCTGCTGACGCTGTACTTCGAACAGGTGGACGAAGCCGGCCACGACCACGGCCCGGAGTCGCGGGAATACGCGCAGGCCATCGCCAGCATCGATGCCGCGATCGGGCATCTGCTCGACGGCCTGGCGCAGCGTGGCGAACTGGACCACATCAACCTGGTGCTGGTGTCCGACCACGGCATGGCCGCGGTGCCGCCCAGGCAGGTGCTGGCGGTGGAGGAGATGGTATCGCCGCAACAGGCCACGGTGATCAGCTACGGGCAATCGGTGGGCATCGCCCCGCGCCCGGGCCAGGAGGCCGCGGCCGAGGCGCGGCTGCTCGGCGCGCACCCGCAGTACGACTGCTGGCGCAAGGGCGAGCTGCCGGCGCGTTGGCATTACGGCAGCAACCCGCGCATCCCGCCGATCGTGTGCCAGATGCACGAGGGCTGGGATGCGCTACCGCGTGCACGCATCGCCGAGAAGCCGCGCGGCCTGCGCGGTTCGCACGGCTACGACCCGGCGCTGCCGTCGATGCGCGCGGTGTTCGTCGCCCGCGGTCCGGCGTTCCGCCGCGGTGTCACCCTGCCGCCGATCGACAACGTCGACGTCTATCCCTTGCTGACCCGCCTGCTCGGCATCCCCGCCGCGCCCAACGACGGCGATCCGCAGGCCCTGTTGCCGGCGCTGCGCTAG
- a CDS encoding 30S ribosomal protein THX: protein MGKGDRKTAKGKRYNASYGNARSHSVSKVAVGAGAPVAKKSVVKAPAAKKAVAKKTVAKAG, encoded by the coding sequence ATGGGTAAGGGTGACCGCAAGACCGCCAAGGGCAAGCGCTATAACGCCAGCTACGGCAATGCGCGCTCGCACAGCGTGAGCAAGGTGGCCGTGGGCGCTGGTGCGCCGGTCGCGAAGAAGTCGGTGGTCAAGGCGCCTGCGGCCAAGAAGGCCGTGGCCAAGAAGACGGTCGCCAAGGCCGGCTGA
- a CDS encoding SMR family transporter, which yields MKNWLFLLVAILAEVVATSALKASEGFTRLWPTLLALCGYGIAFYLLSLTLRSVPVGVAYALWSGIGIVLISLLAWWRFGQALDPPAIVGMALIVAGVVVINVFSRSAPH from the coding sequence ATGAAGAACTGGTTGTTCCTGCTGGTGGCCATCCTCGCCGAGGTGGTCGCGACCTCGGCGCTGAAGGCCAGCGAGGGCTTCACCCGGCTGTGGCCGACGCTGCTGGCGCTGTGCGGCTATGGCATCGCCTTCTACCTGCTGTCGCTGACCCTGCGCAGCGTGCCGGTGGGCGTGGCCTATGCGCTCTGGTCGGGCATCGGCATCGTGTTGATCTCGCTGCTGGCGTGGTGGCGGTTCGGCCAGGCGCTGGATCCGCCGGCGATCGTCGGCATGGCGCTGATCGTCGCTGGCGTGGTGGTGATCAACGTGTTCTCGCGCAGCGCGCCGCATTAG
- a CDS encoding TonB-dependent receptor, protein MPSHRPALLRRSALSLALLGLLNPSLALAADPTTATAAADATPPASDSRHGAGHRQDRHVKDMDQVVVTASPLRDAAGALSQPVDVLAGERLDENRGASIGETVASLPGVQSSNFGPGVGRPIIRGLDGPRVAVLNDGLSSQDVSTVSQDHSPAVEPFLADQIEVLKGPSTLLYGSGAIGGVVNVVDGRIAETPVDGVHGRAEARWEGGDKSGNTDMFRVDAGNGSGLSIHADGVYRNLKDYDTPQGPQLNSFVKSKVGSIGSSLAGDWGFVGVSISRFRDNYGNPGEPGDPAAGERGVSLQLHQDRFELKGALNDPWGDGSALHYSFGHTAYTHTEFEGAEVGTKFDKRANEGRVEASFGLGGGWQTAVGVQGSDSTFQAIGEEAFVPKTDTRALGVFALARNSWDRVQAEVGARVDKTKYETDTGVDRDFTPKSLSLSGGFRFNDQWRLTANLDHAERAPAEEELFANGPHIATLAYEIGNPDLKTEKANQAELGLIFKNDWVDAKVAGYYNRYDDFIYIVDTGGQWYHEEDNDFLPIRQWTQADAIFHGFEGEATFHLANNDSGAWDLRVFGDTVRARLKDGGNLPRIAPARYGAQLRWDASNWRAALGATRYQKQDKVAVNETPTAGYTLVDAHLAYHIDSGSTAWEVFLDGNNLTNQDARVHTSFLKDDVMLPGRSASFGVRLFF, encoded by the coding sequence ATGCCCTCTCACCGTCCCGCCCTGCTCCGCCGTTCCGCCCTGTCCCTGGCCCTGCTTGGCCTGTTGAACCCGTCGCTGGCCCTGGCCGCCGATCCCACCACGGCGACCGCCGCGGCCGACGCCACGCCGCCGGCCAGCGACAGTCGCCACGGCGCGGGCCACAGGCAGGACCGGCACGTGAAGGACATGGACCAGGTCGTCGTCACCGCCAGCCCGCTGCGCGATGCGGCCGGCGCGCTGAGCCAGCCGGTGGACGTGCTGGCCGGCGAGCGCCTGGACGAAAACCGCGGCGCCAGCATCGGCGAGACCGTGGCCAGCCTGCCGGGCGTGCAGAGCTCCAACTTCGGCCCCGGCGTGGGCCGGCCGATCATCCGCGGCCTCGACGGCCCGCGCGTGGCGGTGCTCAACGACGGCCTGTCCTCGCAGGACGTGTCCACGGTCAGCCAGGACCATTCGCCGGCAGTGGAGCCGTTCCTGGCCGACCAGATCGAGGTGCTGAAGGGTCCGTCCACCCTCCTGTACGGCTCCGGCGCCATCGGCGGCGTGGTCAACGTGGTCGACGGGCGCATCGCCGAGACCCCGGTCGACGGCGTGCACGGCCGTGCCGAAGCGCGCTGGGAAGGCGGCGACAAGAGCGGCAACACCGACATGTTCCGCGTCGATGCCGGCAACGGCAGCGGCCTGTCGATCCACGCCGATGGCGTGTATCGCAACCTGAAGGACTACGACACGCCGCAGGGCCCGCAGCTCAACTCGTTCGTCAAGTCCAAGGTCGGCTCGATCGGCAGCTCGCTGGCCGGCGACTGGGGCTTCGTCGGCGTGTCAATCTCGCGCTTCCGCGACAACTACGGCAACCCGGGCGAACCCGGCGACCCGGCTGCCGGCGAGCGCGGCGTGTCGCTGCAGCTGCACCAGGACCGTTTCGAGCTCAAGGGCGCGCTGAACGACCCGTGGGGCGACGGCAGCGCGCTGCACTACAGCTTCGGCCACACCGCCTACACCCACACCGAGTTCGAAGGCGCGGAAGTGGGCACCAAGTTCGACAAGCGCGCCAACGAAGGCCGCGTGGAGGCCTCCTTCGGTTTGGGCGGCGGCTGGCAGACCGCGGTCGGCGTGCAGGGCAGCGATTCCACCTTCCAGGCCATCGGCGAAGAAGCCTTCGTGCCGAAGACCGACACCCGCGCCCTCGGCGTGTTCGCGCTGGCGCGCAACAGCTGGGACCGCGTGCAGGCCGAGGTCGGCGCACGCGTGGACAAGACCAAGTACGAGACCGACACCGGCGTGGACCGCGACTTCACCCCGAAGAGCCTGTCGCTCAGCGGCGGCTTCCGCTTCAACGACCAGTGGCGCCTGACCGCCAACCTCGACCACGCCGAGCGCGCCCCGGCCGAGGAAGAACTGTTCGCCAACGGCCCGCACATCGCCACCCTCGCCTACGAGATCGGCAACCCCGACCTGAAGACCGAGAAGGCCAACCAGGCCGAACTGGGCCTGATCTTCAAGAACGACTGGGTCGACGCCAAGGTGGCCGGCTACTACAACCGCTACGACGACTTCATCTACATCGTCGACACCGGCGGCCAGTGGTACCACGAGGAAGACAACGACTTCCTGCCGATCCGCCAGTGGACCCAGGCCGATGCGATCTTCCACGGCTTCGAGGGCGAAGCCACCTTCCACCTGGCCAACAACGACAGCGGCGCCTGGGACCTGCGCGTGTTCGGCGACACCGTGCGTGCGCGGCTAAAGGACGGCGGCAACCTGCCGCGCATCGCGCCGGCGCGCTACGGCGCGCAGCTGCGCTGGGACGCCAGCAACTGGCGCGCCGCGCTGGGCGCCACCCGCTACCAGAAGCAGGACAAGGTGGCGGTCAACGAGACCCCGACCGCCGGCTACACCCTGGTCGATGCGCACCTGGCCTATCACATCGACAGCGGCAGCACCGCCTGGGAAGTGTTCCTGGACGGCAACAACCTGACCAACCAGGATGCGCGCGTGCACACCTCGTTCCTCAAGGACGACGTCATGCTGCCCGGCCGCAGCGCCTCGTTCGGCGTGCGCCTGTTCTTCTGA
- a CDS encoding TonB-dependent receptor — MQFAPLRQLLPLSVAAALLAPPALAQTAGAPAAPAAQPDATTLDAVVVSGTARFSGLRKRDASFSITTATPEQIQQAVPQSSADLLKIVPGVWAEPSGGGTGANIFVRGMPSEGDAPFVTFQLDGAPLFPPPTLSFLENSTLFRTDDTIERMEVLRGGSSPIFSNGQAGITVNFIQKKGQDEPEGSVRLTGGSDALRRIDLFDSGPMGNGWYYSVGGFFRETDGVRDPQFPADKGGQFSATLSKRWDSGELSFYARHTDDNNAFYTAIPLLSRNNGRDLSSFPGLNAQRGTLLSDDFRNVTLPVGPNGQTIRRDLGDGRGVNIDVFGGELNWQLGDWTIADRFNVMGGTAPTYALFTGDAPQRLGDFIAGYGSTGSARYTNGGGAVDPNQQVLEAGWWSVDKRLNSFTNDLRLSRTLFAGNTLTVGSYYARYTSNDTWYLGNTMLLTARNHARRIDVTLDDGRQPTRDGFTSTAFLALRAHYEGENAAVFVADEWELDERLRLDLGVRYERQHVTGTVHDTATVDLDGNPATLYDNATSISLPSARRIDQDDNALSWTAGLNVKLDAHNSVFARVNSGVKFPGFDNLRDRQTKVQDIRQYELGLKSGAANYDLYLTAFYNTFKNSPFQAFLANGSNFTTVGDSRAYGLEVEGAIRPFGGFELAGTGVWLDAKYRNYREYTGNQVMRQPKRQFRLTPSYYWMLPFGDLRVFATYSYIGERYADLANSQRLPSYDMLDLGASLHSGEHWEFTVSGSNVTDTLGLTEGNVRVPGAATGGVFMGRPIAGRQYQLSVAYRW; from the coding sequence ATGCAATTTGCCCCGCTCCGCCAGCTGCTGCCCCTGTCCGTCGCCGCCGCCCTGCTCGCGCCCCCCGCGCTGGCGCAGACCGCCGGTGCCCCCGCTGCGCCTGCCGCGCAACCCGACGCCACCACCCTGGATGCCGTGGTCGTCAGCGGCACTGCGCGCTTCAGCGGCCTGCGCAAGCGCGATGCGAGCTTCTCGATCACCACCGCCACGCCCGAACAGATCCAGCAGGCGGTGCCACAGAGCAGCGCCGACCTGCTGAAGATCGTGCCCGGGGTGTGGGCCGAACCCAGCGGCGGCGGCACCGGCGCCAACATCTTCGTGCGCGGCATGCCGTCCGAAGGCGATGCGCCGTTCGTCACCTTCCAGCTCGACGGCGCACCGCTGTTCCCGCCGCCGACCCTGTCGTTCCTGGAAAACTCCACGCTGTTCCGCACCGACGACACCATCGAACGCATGGAGGTGCTGCGCGGCGGCTCCAGTCCGATCTTCTCCAACGGCCAGGCCGGCATCACCGTCAACTTCATCCAGAAGAAGGGCCAGGACGAGCCGGAAGGCAGCGTGCGCCTCACCGGCGGCAGCGACGCCCTGCGCCGCATCGATCTGTTCGACAGCGGGCCGATGGGCAATGGCTGGTACTACAGCGTCGGGGGTTTCTTCCGCGAGACCGACGGCGTGCGCGACCCGCAGTTCCCCGCCGACAAGGGCGGCCAGTTCAGCGCCACCCTGAGCAAGCGCTGGGACAGCGGCGAACTGTCGTTCTATGCGCGCCACACCGACGACAACAACGCCTTCTACACCGCGATCCCGCTGTTGTCGCGCAACAACGGCCGCGACCTGTCCAGCTTTCCCGGCCTCAATGCGCAGCGCGGCACGCTGCTGAGCGACGATTTCCGCAACGTCACCCTGCCGGTCGGCCCGAACGGCCAGACCATCCGGCGCGACCTGGGAGACGGCCGCGGCGTCAACATCGACGTGTTCGGCGGCGAGCTGAACTGGCAGCTGGGCGACTGGACCATCGCCGACCGCTTCAACGTGATGGGCGGTACCGCGCCGACCTATGCGCTGTTCACCGGCGACGCGCCGCAGCGACTGGGCGACTTCATCGCCGGCTACGGCAGTACCGGCAGCGCGCGCTACACCAATGGCGGCGGTGCGGTCGATCCGAACCAGCAGGTGCTGGAAGCCGGCTGGTGGTCGGTGGACAAGCGCCTGAACTCCTTCACCAACGACCTGCGCCTGAGCCGCACGCTGTTCGCCGGCAACACCCTCACCGTAGGCAGCTACTACGCCAGGTATACCTCCAACGACACCTGGTACCTCGGCAACACCATGCTGCTGACCGCGCGCAACCATGCGCGGCGCATCGACGTGACGCTGGACGACGGCCGCCAGCCCACCCGCGACGGCTTCACCAGCACCGCCTTCCTGGCCCTGCGGGCGCACTACGAAGGCGAGAACGCCGCGGTGTTCGTCGCCGACGAATGGGAACTGGACGAGCGCCTGCGCCTGGACCTGGGTGTGCGCTACGAGCGTCAGCATGTCACCGGCACCGTGCACGACACCGCCACCGTGGACCTGGACGGCAATCCGGCCACGCTGTACGACAACGCCACTTCGATCTCGCTGCCGAGCGCGCGGCGCATCGACCAGGACGACAATGCGCTGTCGTGGACCGCCGGATTGAACGTCAAGCTCGACGCGCACAACAGCGTATTCGCGCGCGTCAATTCCGGGGTCAAGTTCCCCGGCTTCGACAACCTGCGCGATAGACAGACCAAGGTGCAGGACATCCGGCAGTACGAACTGGGATTGAAGTCGGGTGCGGCCAATTACGATCTGTACCTGACCGCGTTCTACAACACCTTCAAGAATTCGCCGTTCCAGGCCTTCCTGGCCAACGGCAGCAACTTCACCACGGTCGGCGATTCGCGCGCCTACGGCCTGGAGGTGGAAGGCGCGATCCGCCCGTTCGGCGGCTTCGAGCTGGCCGGCACCGGCGTGTGGCTGGATGCGAAATACCGCAACTACCGCGAGTACACCGGCAACCAGGTCATGCGCCAGCCCAAGCGCCAGTTCCGGCTGACGCCGAGCTACTACTGGATGCTGCCGTTCGGCGATCTGCGCGTGTTCGCCACCTACTCCTACATCGGCGAGCGCTACGCCGACCTGGCCAACAGCCAGCGCCTTCCGTCCTACGACATGCTCGATCTCGGCGCCAGCCTGCACAGCGGCGAGCACTGGGAGTTCACCGTCAGCGGCAGCAACGTGACCGACACCCTGGGCCTGACCGAGGGCAATGTGCGTGTGCCCGGTGCGGCCACCGGGGGCGTGTTCATGGGCCGCCCGATCGCCGGCCGCCAGTACCAGCTGTCGGTGGCGTACCGCTGGTAG
- a CDS encoding xanthine dehydrogenase family protein subunit M, with the protein MTPFKYQRATSPEDAVRRVAANPNARFLGGGTNLLDLMKEGVTGADEIVDLTRLKGLAEIAETADGGLRLGALANNTQTANHPLVRQRYPLLSQAILAGATMQLRNMASNGGNLLQRTRCGYFYDTALPCNKREPGSGCGAREGLNRTHAIFGHSPHCVAVHPSDMCVALAALDATVHVRTPAGAHREIPFAEFHLLPDARADLDNQLAHGELIESITLPAQNFAAHSHYLKVRDRASYAFALVSVAAALALEPDGRIREARIAMGGVAHKPWRARTAERALVGRHVGEAAFAAAAQAEMASARPLTHNAYKIPMGTHAMIRALHRASGSDAA; encoded by the coding sequence ATGACGCCGTTTAAGTATCAGCGCGCCACCTCGCCGGAGGACGCGGTCCGCCGCGTCGCCGCCAACCCGAACGCGCGCTTCCTCGGCGGCGGCACCAATCTGCTCGACCTGATGAAGGAAGGGGTGACCGGCGCCGACGAGATCGTCGACCTGACCCGGCTCAAGGGCCTGGCCGAGATCGCCGAAACCGCCGACGGCGGCCTGCGCCTGGGCGCACTCGCCAACAACACCCAGACCGCCAACCATCCGCTGGTGCGCCAACGCTATCCGCTGCTGAGCCAGGCGATCCTGGCCGGGGCGACGATGCAATTGCGCAACATGGCCAGCAACGGCGGCAACCTGCTGCAGCGCACGCGCTGCGGCTACTTCTACGACACCGCCCTGCCCTGCAACAAGCGCGAACCCGGCAGCGGCTGCGGCGCGCGCGAAGGGCTCAACCGTACCCACGCGATCTTCGGCCACAGCCCGCACTGCGTGGCGGTGCATCCGTCGGACATGTGCGTGGCGCTGGCCGCGCTGGACGCGACCGTGCACGTGCGCACGCCGGCCGGCGCACACCGCGAGATCCCGTTCGCCGAGTTCCACCTGCTGCCCGACGCGCGCGCCGACCTGGACAACCAGTTGGCGCACGGCGAGTTGATCGAGTCGATCACCCTGCCGGCGCAGAACTTCGCCGCGCACAGCCACTACCTGAAGGTGCGCGACCGGGCCAGCTATGCGTTCGCGCTGGTCTCGGTGGCCGCGGCGCTGGCGCTGGAACCGGATGGACGCATCCGCGAAGCGCGCATCGCCATGGGCGGGGTGGCGCACAAACCCTGGCGCGCGCGCACCGCCGAACGTGCGCTGGTCGGGCGGCATGTCGGTGAAGCCGCCTTCGCCGCCGCCGCGCAGGCCGAGATGGCCTCGGCGCGGCCGCTGACGCACAACGCCTACAAGATCCCGATGGGCACGCACGCGATGATCCGCGCCCTGCACCGCGCCAGCGGCAGCGACGCCGCGTGA